From one Thalassospira lucentensis genomic stretch:
- a CDS encoding LysE family translocator has product MHDGLVLFGILSALLIGAVSPGPSFVMVSRIAVTSSRRDGLAASLGMGVGGALFASLAVLGLTALLSQVSWLYLVFKIAGGSYLVFLGIKIWRHASEPLIMDTAAMNAGPQEIPPRPAHKSFRKSFGLAMLTQISNPKTAIVYASIFASLLPANPPLWMLMILPPLIFMIEAGWYAIVAIVFSGRHAKRAYLGGKTWIDRFAGLVLGALGLRLITDGLRP; this is encoded by the coding sequence ATGCATGACGGTCTTGTTCTGTTTGGAATCCTAAGCGCCCTTTTGATCGGGGCAGTCAGTCCGGGACCGAGCTTTGTGATGGTCAGCCGGATTGCGGTGACGTCATCGCGCCGTGATGGACTGGCGGCAAGCCTTGGCATGGGGGTTGGCGGGGCATTATTTGCCAGCCTTGCTGTGCTTGGCCTGACGGCGCTTTTATCGCAGGTAAGCTGGCTTTATCTGGTGTTTAAAATTGCCGGCGGGTCGTATCTGGTGTTTCTGGGCATCAAGATATGGCGCCATGCGTCAGAACCCCTGATCATGGATACGGCGGCGATGAATGCCGGACCACAGGAAATACCCCCGCGACCGGCACATAAATCATTCAGGAAATCATTCGGGCTGGCGATGCTGACCCAGATCAGCAATCCGAAAACCGCAATTGTCTATGCCAGTATTTTTGCAAGCCTTTTGCCTGCCAATCCGCCGCTTTGGATGTTGATGATCCTGCCGCCGCTGATTTTCATGATCGAGGCCGGATGGTATGCCATTGTCGCCATTGTGTTTTCGGGGCGGCATGCCAAACGTGCCTATCTTGGAGGGAAAACATGGATTGACCGCTTTGCGGGGCTGGTGCTTGGCGCGCTTGGCCTGCGGTTGATTACCGATGGATTGCGGCCATAG
- a CDS encoding deoxyguanosinetriphosphate triphosphohydrolase, whose product MGSMQPAKMRWENLLSPHRLDFRDGKIRLPDGDPHPSPDGRSPFQIDVDRIIFSSSFRRLQNKTQVHPLSENDHVHTRLTHTIEVGSVGQSLGLMAGAHIVKHLPKGSPITIADIGYMVQAACLAHDIGNPPFGHSGEDAINEWFTTSRLAKEELTGRLTGPELEDLRHFEGNAQGLRIISQLEMKRFDGGLNLTYGTLGSFIKYPRSTSVPDARRREYTGLKKPGYYQAERDIAHAIANVCGLSPLDGFDGAWRRHPLVYLVEAADDICYSVVDLEDGWELNCVSFEQVERALAPIARHPEKYEGDAEKRWADLRAEPWYAEKSEDDRIGFLRGKAIGNLVKAAVDAFIEHEDALLSGTLEGDLLANTPLGKDAKNCKMLAVERIYNAPHVLPIEMAGFEVINGLLDSFVRAAIDIEEHQKHGKRLPPQADRIDKLLSGKLSEADGLYARIMRVMDYISGMTDRYAVTLFRKLQGITI is encoded by the coding sequence ATGGGTTCGATGCAACCGGCCAAAATGCGCTGGGAAAATCTGCTTTCACCACACCGGCTTGATTTTCGGGATGGCAAAATCCGCCTGCCCGATGGCGATCCGCATCCAAGCCCGGATGGCAGAAGCCCGTTCCAGATCGATGTCGACCGGATCATTTTTTCATCCTCGTTCCGCCGTCTTCAGAACAAGACACAGGTCCACCCACTTTCGGAAAATGACCATGTGCATACCCGCCTGACCCACACGATCGAGGTCGGATCGGTCGGGCAGTCGCTGGGGCTTATGGCCGGTGCGCATATCGTCAAGCATCTGCCCAAAGGAAGCCCGATCACCATTGCCGATATCGGTTACATGGTGCAGGCCGCGTGTCTTGCGCATGATATCGGCAACCCGCCATTCGGCCATTCGGGCGAGGATGCGATCAATGAATGGTTCACCACATCGCGCCTTGCCAAGGAAGAACTGACCGGGCGGTTGACCGGACCGGAGCTTGAAGATTTACGGCATTTCGAGGGGAATGCGCAGGGGTTGCGCATCATCAGCCAGCTTGAGATGAAGCGGTTTGACGGCGGGCTTAACCTGACTTACGGGACGCTCGGCAGCTTCATCAAATATCCGCGCAGCACATCGGTCCCCGATGCGCGCCGTCGCGAGTATACCGGCCTCAAAAAGCCCGGATATTATCAGGCAGAGCGCGACATCGCCCATGCGATTGCCAATGTCTGCGGACTATCACCGCTTGACGGGTTTGACGGCGCGTGGCGACGCCATCCGCTGGTCTATCTGGTCGAGGCGGCCGATGATATTTGCTATTCGGTGGTCGATCTTGAAGATGGCTGGGAGCTTAACTGTGTCAGTTTCGAGCAGGTCGAACGCGCCCTTGCCCCGATTGCCCGCCACCCGGAAAAATATGAAGGCGACGCCGAAAAACGCTGGGCCGATCTGCGGGCCGAGCCATGGTATGCCGAAAAATCCGAAGATGACCGGATCGGCTTTTTGCGTGGCAAGGCGATTGGCAATCTGGTGAAGGCGGCGGTTGATGCCTTTATCGAGCATGAGGATGCGTTGCTTTCGGGCACGCTGGAAGGCGATCTGCTGGCCAATACGCCGCTTGGCAAGGATGCCAAAAACTGCAAGATGCTGGCGGTTGAACGGATTTATAATGCGCCGCATGTCCTGCCGATTGAAATGGCCGGGTTCGAGGTCATCAATGGCCTGCTTGACAGCTTTGTCCGGGCCGCGATTGACATTGAAGAACATCAGAAACATGGCAAACGCCTGCCGCCGCAGGCCGACCGGATCGACAAGCTTCTGTCGGGCAAGCTTTCGGAAGCCGACGGGCTTTATGCCCGGATAATGCGGGTGATGGATTACATTTCCGGCATGACGGACCGCTATGCGGTGACGCTGTTTCGCAAACTTCAGGGCATTACGATTTAA
- a CDS encoding COX15/CtaA family protein, translated as MSSIEQTSSVSSPAPATGSVAPTPHRNVAMWLFFVAAMVFIMVVIGGLTRLTESGLSIVEWRPFTGIIPPMNEADWMALYQQYSQYPEFQKINAWMSVEDFKSIFWLEFIHRLWGRLIGVVFFVPFVWFLAKKSIDGATKWKLWGLFILGGLQGAMGWYMVMSGLVDRPDVSQYRLTAHFGLALVIFIALMWVGFNQYAPRGMATHASKRGWQLLALIVFAALSGGFVAGINAGHTYNTFPLMDGQLIPDGLFVYSPAWLAPFEDHMTVQWDHRWLAKLTFVMVILFWWRAGKWDLTPQQRLATHLVLAAVCLQVTLGISTLLSVVWLPLGVAHQAGAVVLVGAMTYAVYTLTETCPGNGD; from the coding sequence ATGTCCTCGATTGAGCAAACCAGCAGCGTATCATCCCCCGCCCCTGCCACCGGTTCCGTCGCCCCCACCCCGCACAGGAATGTTGCGATGTGGCTGTTTTTTGTGGCGGCCATGGTGTTCATCATGGTGGTGATTGGCGGCCTGACGCGGCTGACCGAGTCCGGGCTCTCCATTGTGGAATGGCGGCCCTTTACCGGGATCATCCCGCCAATGAACGAGGCGGACTGGATGGCGCTTTATCAGCAATACAGCCAGTATCCCGAATTCCAGAAGATCAATGCCTGGATGTCGGTCGAGGATTTCAAATCGATCTTCTGGCTGGAATTCATTCACCGGCTTTGGGGCCGGTTGATTGGCGTTGTGTTCTTTGTGCCCTTCGTCTGGTTCCTTGCCAAAAAATCCATTGATGGCGCGACCAAGTGGAAGCTTTGGGGCCTGTTCATCCTTGGCGGTTTGCAGGGTGCGATGGGCTGGTACATGGTCATGAGCGGCCTTGTCGACCGCCCCGATGTCAGCCAGTACCGCCTGACCGCGCATTTCGGTCTGGCGCTGGTGATTTTCATCGCGTTGATGTGGGTCGGGTTTAACCAATATGCCCCGCGCGGGATGGCAACCCATGCCTCGAAACGCGGCTGGCAGCTTCTGGCGCTGATCGTGTTTGCCGCCCTTTCGGGCGGCTTTGTTGCCGGGATCAATGCCGGGCATACCTATAACACCTTCCCGCTGATGGACGGGCAACTGATCCCCGACGGGCTGTTTGTCTATAGCCCGGCATGGCTGGCACCGTTTGAGGACCATATGACGGTGCAGTGGGATCACCGGTGGCTCGCGAAACTGACCTTTGTCATGGTGATCCTGTTCTGGTGGCGTGCCGGGAAATGGGACCTGACGCCACAACAACGCCTTGCCACCCATCTGGTGCTGGCGGCGGTTTGCCTTCAGGTGACATTGGGGATTTCAACACTGCTGAGTGTTGTGTGGTTGCCGCTGGGTGTGGCGCATCAGGCGGGTGCGGTTGTGCTTGTCGGGGCGATGACTTATGCGGTCTATACCTTGACGGAGACATGCCCTGGTAACGGGGATTGA
- a CDS encoding Lrp/AsnC family transcriptional regulator — translation MTQPASPANAAPIDRIDQKILRLLQTDGRMGNADIAKRVNVSPATCHRRMQRLFEEGYITSIRAQIAPDKVDRAALVMVGVVLDRSTPDSFAAFETACRKLPFILDCHLVAGDFDYFLKIRVRDMADFNHLHGDQLIALPGVRQTRTFFVMKEVVDNAPLAF, via the coding sequence ATGACGCAGCCTGCCAGCCCCGCGAATGCCGCCCCGATAGACCGCATTGATCAAAAGATTCTGCGCCTGCTGCAAACTGACGGGCGGATGGGTAATGCCGATATCGCCAAACGGGTCAATGTCAGCCCGGCCACCTGCCACCGCCGGATGCAACGCCTGTTCGAGGAAGGATATATCACCTCCATCCGCGCCCAGATCGCCCCGGACAAGGTGGATCGCGCCGCACTGGTGATGGTTGGCGTGGTGCTGGACCGATCAACGCCAGACAGCTTCGCCGCGTTCGAAACCGCGTGCCGCAAACTGCCCTTCATCCTTGATTGCCATCTGGTGGCGGGGGATTTCGATTACTTCCTGAAAATCCGGGTCCGCGACATGGCGGACTTCAATCACCTGCATGGTGACCAACTGATCGCGCTTCCCGGTGTCCGGCAAACGCGAACATTTTTCGTGATGAAAGAGGTCGTCGATAATGCGCCGCTGGCGTTTTAG
- a CDS encoding 1-aminocyclopropane-1-carboxylate deaminase — MRLDKFEKYKLTFGPTPIEALPRLSAHLGGDVELYAKREDCNSGLAFGGNKVRKMEYIIPDAIKSGADTLVTIGGVQSNHTRQVAAIAAKIGMKCRLVQESWVPFNDAVYDRVGNILMSRVMGAEIELVDEGFDIGIRESWEAALEDVKAKGGVPYPIPAGASVHKYGGLGFVGFAEEVRAQEAELGFKFDYVVVCTVTGSTHAGMAVGFAADGRADKVVGIDASGTPEQTRAQVLAIAQKTADLVELEGGISDRDLTLIEDYAYPAYGVPSDETNEAIRLCGRLEGMMTDPVYEGKSMQGMIDLVKKGYFPKGSKVLYAHLGGVPAINAYSYLYRNG, encoded by the coding sequence ATGCGCCTGGATAAATTTGAAAAATACAAACTGACCTTTGGCCCGACCCCGATCGAGGCCCTGCCGCGTCTTTCCGCCCATCTTGGCGGCGATGTCGAACTTTATGCCAAGCGCGAAGATTGCAATTCCGGTCTTGCCTTTGGCGGCAATAAAGTCCGCAAGATGGAATATATCATCCCCGATGCGATCAAATCCGGGGCAGATACCCTTGTCACCATCGGTGGTGTGCAATCCAACCACACAAGGCAGGTCGCGGCCATCGCCGCCAAGATCGGCATGAAATGCCGTCTGGTGCAGGAAAGCTGGGTGCCGTTCAATGACGCGGTTTATGACCGGGTCGGCAACATATTGATGAGCCGCGTCATGGGGGCGGAGATCGAACTGGTCGACGAGGGTTTTGATATAGGTATCCGCGAAAGCTGGGAAGCCGCCCTTGAGGATGTGAAGGCCAAGGGTGGGGTGCCTTACCCGATCCCCGCCGGGGCATCGGTGCATAAATATGGCGGGCTTGGCTTTGTCGGCTTTGCCGAGGAAGTCCGCGCCCAGGAAGCCGAACTTGGCTTTAAATTCGATTATGTCGTGGTCTGCACCGTGACCGGTTCCACCCATGCTGGCATGGCGGTCGGTTTTGCCGCCGATGGTCGGGCCGATAAGGTGGTCGGCATTGATGCATCCGGCACGCCCGAACAGACCCGCGCACAGGTTCTGGCGATTGCCCAGAAAACAGCTGATCTGGTCGAACTTGAAGGCGGTATTTCTGATCGGGACCTTACCCTGATCGAAGATTACGCCTATCCGGCTTATGGCGTACCGTCCGATGAAACCAACGAGGCGATCCGCCTGTGTGGCCGTCTCGAAGGCATGATGACCGACCCGGTTTACGAAGGCAAATCGATGCAGGGCATGATCGATCTGGTCAAAAAGGGCTATTTCCCCAAGGGGTCGAAAGTCCTTTACGCCCATCTTGGCGGTGTGCCTGCGATCAATGCTTATAGCTATCTGTATCGCAACGGCTGA
- a CDS encoding TRAP transporter large permease subunit: protein MFDLQSLGIEYGTLAMFVLLLGFLITGMPLAFVTLLIALIFTLGWFGPMAVPLITSRVYSFVSSFVFVSVPMFVMMAAILDRSGIARDLFEAMRLFGGRLKGGVAVQTIFVAVILAAMSGIIGGEIVLLGLLALPQMLRQGYDKNLAIGVVCAGGSLGTMVPPSIVLIIYGLTANVSIGDLFTASFIPGFMLAGFYVAYVLFRSYTGDNIAPPPRTEKIPTEEKIRLLKGLFLPILVVICVLGSIYGGIASVTEASAVGVAGVVASTIVRREFSLSMLKAASLQTLSTCGMIVWIGIGASALVGVFNLMGGIKFVSALITGISDDPTIIILFMMLILFVLGMFLDWVGIALLTMPIFVPIIKQLGYDPVWFGVLFAMNMQVSFLSPPFGPAAFYLKSVAPPDITLGTIFKALVPFICLQVLAVALLIIFPGITGR from the coding sequence ATGTTTGATTTGCAGTCCCTTGGCATTGAATATGGCACGCTTGCGATGTTCGTGCTGCTGCTTGGTTTTTTGATAACCGGCATGCCGCTGGCATTTGTGACCCTGTTGATTGCCCTGATATTCACCCTTGGCTGGTTCGGGCCGATGGCGGTGCCGCTGATCACCAGCCGGGTCTATTCGTTTGTGTCATCCTTTGTCTTTGTCTCGGTCCCGATGTTCGTGATGATGGCGGCGATCCTTGATCGATCCGGCATCGCCAGGGACCTGTTCGAAGCCATGCGCCTGTTTGGCGGGCGGCTTAAGGGCGGGGTCGCGGTCCAGACGATTTTTGTCGCCGTGATCCTGGCCGCCATGAGTGGCATCATCGGCGGCGAAATCGTGCTGCTGGGCCTGCTGGCCCTGCCGCAGATGCTCCGTCAGGGATATGACAAAAACCTTGCCATCGGTGTGGTTTGTGCCGGCGGGTCGCTGGGCACGATGGTGCCACCCTCGATCGTTCTGATCATCTATGGCCTGACCGCGAACGTATCAATCGGCGATCTGTTTACCGCATCCTTCATTCCGGGTTTCATGCTGGCGGGTTTCTATGTCGCCTATGTGCTGTTCCGAAGCTACACCGGCGATAACATCGCCCCGCCGCCGCGCACCGAAAAAATCCCGACCGAGGAAAAAATACGCCTTCTCAAGGGTCTGTTCCTGCCGATCCTTGTTGTGATCTGCGTTCTGGGCTCGATCTATGGCGGGATTGCATCGGTCACCGAAGCCTCCGCCGTTGGCGTTGCCGGTGTGGTTGCATCGACCATCGTTCGGCGCGAGTTTTCGCTCTCGATGCTTAAGGCCGCATCGCTTCAGACGCTGTCGACCTGCGGCATGATCGTCTGGATCGGGATTGGCGCATCGGCCCTTGTCGGGGTGTTCAACCTGATGGGCGGTATTAAGTTCGTATCGGCCCTGATCACCGGCATTTCCGATGATCCGACGATCATCATCCTGTTCATGATGCTGATCCTGTTTGTGCTCGGCATGTTCCTGGACTGGGTCGGGATCGCGCTTCTGACCATGCCGATCTTTGTGCCGATCATCAAACAGCTTGGCTATGACCCGGTGTGGTTCGGGGTTCTGTTTGCGATGAACATGCAAGTCAGCTTCCTTTCCCCGCCATTCGGGCCCGCCGCGTTCTATCTGAAATCGGTGGCACCACCGGATATAACGCTTGGCACGATCTTCAAGGCGCTGGTGCCGTTCATCTGCCTGCAGGTGCTGGCCGTGGCCCTTCTGATCATCTTCCCGGGGATTACCGGACGGTAG
- a CDS encoding phosphoadenylyl-sulfate reductase produces MTVMREEDIVTGGSMSVEEAEVRAADLLSRYGHLQGISLIEPMVHEEFNGKITMTSSFGTEAAALLALVSEVDPNLPVIFLDTRKLFGETHRYREQLVDQLGLTNIQIMRPDETLLAADDPNGMLFATDTAKCCYLRKVEPLQRALKGYDAWLTGRKRFHGGERGQLPVIETAGTRIKINPLAGYNRSDIEDIFDNRALPHHPLEAEGFLSIGCMPCTDRVDPNSTDVRAGRWAGQDKTECGIHYII; encoded by the coding sequence ATGACAGTCATGCGCGAAGAAGACATTGTCACCGGCGGCTCGATGTCGGTCGAGGAGGCCGAAGTCCGCGCGGCTGATCTGCTGTCGCGATACGGCCACTTGCAGGGCATTTCCCTGATCGAGCCGATGGTGCACGAGGAATTCAATGGCAAAATCACCATGACCTCGTCCTTCGGGACAGAGGCCGCGGCACTGCTCGCGCTTGTGTCCGAGGTCGACCCGAACCTGCCGGTGATCTTCCTTGATACCCGCAAGCTGTTTGGCGAAACCCATCGCTATCGTGAACAGCTCGTTGATCAGCTTGGCCTGACCAATATCCAGATCATGCGCCCGGATGAAACGCTTCTGGCGGCGGACGATCCCAACGGCATGCTGTTTGCCACGGATACCGCCAAATGCTGCTATCTGCGCAAGGTCGAACCGCTGCAACGTGCGCTTAAGGGCTATGACGCGTGGCTGACCGGGCGCAAGCGTTTCCATGGTGGCGAACGCGGGCAACTGCCCGTGATCGAAACCGCCGGAACCCGGATCAAGATCAATCCGCTGGCGGGCTATAACCGGTCTGACATCGAAGATATCTTTGACAACCGCGCCTTGCCACACCATCCGCTGGAAGCCGAAGGTTTCCTGTCCATCGGCTGCATGCCATGCACCGATCGCGTTGATCCCAATTCAACCGATGTCCGTGCCGGTCGCTGGGCCGGACAGGACAAGACCGAATGCGGCATCCACTACATCATCTGA
- a CDS encoding bifunctional precorrin-2 dehydrogenase/sirohydrochlorin ferrochelatase, which translates to MFPINLDLARLSVALVGNGQATLNRLRQLDGDGAKYVTVYAEDPIAELVDQAGDRLHRYLPNSADVNAAAIMFIVDLPHEKAAELAAIAKAVGTIANVEDVKEYCDFFSPARVTRGDLMITVSTNGHSPRLAGRIRHAIENWLVPKWDQRLRELSDQREKWKADGADMKQLLKMTDDYIDRRGWL; encoded by the coding sequence ATGTTTCCCATCAATCTGGACCTTGCGCGGCTTTCGGTCGCGCTGGTGGGCAACGGTCAGGCAACCCTGAACCGTTTGCGCCAGCTTGACGGTGATGGGGCGAAATACGTCACCGTTTATGCCGAAGACCCGATTGCCGAACTGGTGGACCAGGCCGGCGACCGGCTGCACCGCTATCTCCCGAATTCGGCCGATGTCAACGCGGCCGCGATCATGTTTATTGTTGATTTGCCGCATGAAAAGGCCGCCGAACTGGCCGCCATCGCCAAGGCCGTCGGCACGATCGCCAATGTCGAGGACGTCAAGGAATACTGTGATTTTTTCTCGCCGGCGCGGGTCACGCGCGGTGATCTGATGATTACGGTGTCGACCAACGGGCACAGCCCGCGACTGGCCGGCCGTATCCGCCATGCGATTGAAAACTGGCTGGTGCCCAAATGGGATCAGCGCCTGCGCGAGCTTTCCGATCAGCGTGAAAAATGGAAGGCCGACGGGGCGGATATGAAACAGCTTCTGAAAATGACGGACGATTATATCGACCGTCGGGGATGGTTGTGA
- the gor gene encoding glutathione-disulfide reductase, which produces MSDYDFDLFVIGAGSGGVRAARVASGYGAKVAIAEESRVGGTCVIRGCVPKKLLVYGAHFAEDFEDAAAYGWTLPGEPSFSWKKLIANKDAEIDRLNGIYHKLLAGSNVKLFEHRATFKDAHTVVVGGEEVTAERILIAVGGHPTLPDIPGIEHAISSNEAFHLEDLPKRIVVVGGGYIAVEFAGIFAGLGSRVTQLYRGDQILRGFDHDIRNHLAEEIVKKGVDLRFNTNVTAIEKQSDGSLKLTLTGGGDMEVDAVMFATGRAPNTKGLGLEAVGIETNDNGAVKINKGLQTSVPNVYAVGDVTDHVQLTPVAIKEGMAFADTVFGGKPWSMSYAAIPTAVFSQPPVGTVGLSEEEARAKGGPVEIYKSTFKPMRHTLSGRDEKTLMKLVVDKTTDVVLGAHMVGPDAAEIIQGIGIAVRLGATKAQFDQTVAVHPSAAEEFVTMRFPVAD; this is translated from the coding sequence ATGTCGGACTATGATTTTGACCTGTTTGTCATCGGTGCCGGATCGGGCGGCGTGCGGGCCGCGCGCGTTGCATCTGGCTATGGCGCAAAGGTCGCGATTGCCGAGGAAAGCCGCGTTGGCGGCACCTGTGTCATTCGTGGCTGTGTGCCCAAAAAGCTTCTGGTTTACGGCGCACATTTTGCCGAGGATTTCGAAGACGCGGCGGCCTATGGCTGGACCCTTCCGGGCGAGCCCAGCTTTAGCTGGAAAAAGCTGATCGCCAACAAGGATGCGGAAATTGATCGCCTGAATGGCATCTATCACAAGCTTCTGGCCGGTTCGAACGTCAAGCTGTTCGAACATCGCGCAACCTTCAAGGACGCCCATACCGTTGTTGTGGGGGGCGAGGAAGTCACCGCCGAACGCATCCTGATCGCGGTTGGCGGTCATCCTACGCTGCCCGACATTCCGGGCATCGAACATGCGATTTCCTCGAACGAGGCCTTTCACCTCGAAGACCTGCCAAAACGCATTGTCGTGGTTGGCGGTGGTTATATCGCGGTTGAATTTGCCGGGATTTTTGCCGGGCTCGGGTCGCGCGTCACACAGCTTTATCGCGGTGATCAGATTCTGCGTGGTTTTGATCACGATATCCGCAACCATCTGGCCGAGGAAATCGTCAAAAAGGGTGTCGATCTGCGCTTCAACACCAATGTCACCGCGATTGAAAAGCAGTCCGATGGCAGCCTGAAACTGACCCTGACGGGCGGGGGCGACATGGAAGTCGACGCCGTGATGTTCGCCACCGGTCGTGCCCCCAATACCAAGGGCCTTGGGCTTGAGGCTGTCGGGATCGAAACCAACGATAACGGTGCGGTCAAAATCAACAAGGGCCTGCAAACCAGTGTTCCGAACGTCTATGCGGTTGGTGATGTGACCGACCATGTGCAACTGACCCCGGTCGCGATCAAGGAAGGCATGGCCTTTGCCGATACCGTCTTTGGCGGCAAGCCGTGGTCGATGTCCTATGCCGCGATCCCGACCGCCGTCTTCAGCCAGCCCCCGGTCGGGACTGTTGGTCTGAGCGAGGAAGAGGCACGCGCAAAGGGCGGACCGGTTGAAATCTACAAATCAACCTTCAAACCGATGCGCCATACCCTTTCGGGTCGGGATGAAAAAACGCTGATGAAACTCGTCGTCGATAAAACCACCGACGTCGTCCTTGGTGCGCACATGGTCGGCCCCGACGCTGCCGAAATCATTCAGGGCATCGGCATCGCGGTGCGCCTTGGCGCAACCAAGGCCCAGTTCGACCAGACCGTCGCGGTGCATCCGTCGGCAGCGGAAGAATTCGTTACCATGCGCTTCCCGGTAGCGGATTAA